Genomic segment of Strigops habroptila isolate Jane chromosome 12, bStrHab1.2.pri, whole genome shotgun sequence:
GTCTCAAGCCGCAGACCACAAGAGAGCAGTGACGGGTGCCAGGGAGCACAGCACCACATCTGGGCAACCCATCCTCCGTGGCAGCTGCCAGCACTTGCTCCTGGCTCTATCCATTTCTTGGGACCTGGGGAGAGCTGCATGGAGGCTTCATCCAGTCCtttccagagctctgctctggcctCTGGAGGAACCGCTACCATAGGCACGGTCCTGCTTTGCCAGGGTGGCAGTGGGTGACAGCAGTGtccagggaggaaagggaggcaGAAAGTGCTGGGGTCCTTCCACAGTAACCATATGGCCAAGCACGATGTGCTGGGAAGCATCCCATGCTGGAGAGCATCCTTCGCTACCATGAACACTGAAGCCACAGACACCACAGGGTGACAGTGTGTCAGTAGGTAGCACTGAGCCATATGCCATGTGGTGCTGTGTCCCTACAGATGCTGACCCGTCCTCTACATCTACTGGGTTCAGGCACTTGGAGGAGGCTCTAACCAGCAGCAGAGGTTGCTACTCTGCCGCCTTTCCCCACCATGGGGCCTTTCCACCCCCATCCCACACATTCTTCCTAACCCCCACCATGAGCCTTGGTATTAAATGTGCTCTGTGGAGCCCCGGGAGGCAGCGGCAGGCTCCTGGGTGCATACTAATAGCGATGCCGTCCGGTCGCCCCAGCCTTTCCCACACATCTGCAGTCACTTAATGTGGGAATCGTTAACCCTCTGCTTACGCAGCGCCTGAAATGCAGAGCGAAGCATGGCCAGGATGCTTCCTGCCAAGTCCCGGCCACCTTTGGGACCCTGTGGCcctgccacaggctgcagggtgaGGCATTCTCAGCACCCATCAGCTGCTCAGAGAGcacccagctctgtgctggtgcagggggaATCACATCACCAACCTGTGAGAGCAGGGGCCCTGCACATGATGGAAAGCAATGGGAGATGCCGGTgtgtgtccctgtccccagtgCCCTTTTGAGGATAATCCCAAGATTTGTGGCATTTGCATTTTACCTGGAAAGCTGAGCCAGATCTCTGGGGACCATCCTCAGCATGGGGACACAAGTGCCAGCCGAGGCATGGTTCAGGCATCTGAACCATGGAAAAGCCAAAGGGCCTGAGGGAGTCTGCGGTGGAGCTGATGGAGTCTGCGGTGGAGCTGATGGGGCTGGGGTAGGGGTTGTCCTCTGCAAGAGGGTTGCACTGATCTCTCTGTTGCCAAAGACGAGGGAATGCTCTCTGGGTGTTCAGTGCTTGCCCCATCCCTCCATTGCTTTCTGGGATGCTTCTCCAAATGTGTATGGCAGGAATGATGCACAGGAGACATGCTctgctctccctctccccctgcagCTGGAGAGTAGCAGGAGAAGGTGTTGGCTGGGCTGAGGCATGTGTGGGGCCTCACAGCTCTGGGATGTGCTGGTCAGAGGCCACAGGTTTGCTTTTGAGAGCAATAGTGGCTGTGGCGAGGCCAAGAACCCATGGGGCTGCCAGGGAGCTGGTGGGGCAGGAGGCtctggagggaaaggggagTGAGCGGAGGCACCTACTCGACCTTCTGCAAGCatctccctgtcctgctgaaaCCATGGCAGGGTTCAGGGCAAGCCGGGGGACAAGGCAGGGCTTGGTTTCCCGGGGTGAGTGCCTCCTGCATGGTGGGGTGCTTTCCCCTGCAAACCAGCTCTATCTGTGATAGCTGCTTGCAGCCTGGCCCCGGGGACCTCCCCTtgctcccttccccagccctccAGCTTCCAGGAGATGGCATCACTCGATCATGGATAGCAGCACCGAGCCCCAGGGAGTGTCTGGGGAGCCCTGGCtgctctccctctctgctgcatcCGCCTGGTTTCCACCAGGAATCTCAAAGCTGAAGGAGTAGCAGGAGCTCCCCAGGCTGGGTTTGGTGCTGGGGGTCTCTGGGGTGGATGGAGAGGGTACTGCCATCTCCTATCATCTATCTGATGACCCCCAAGGGTTCTGGCAGCCCCCAACCTTCTCACGCATGGGACGCTGCAGTGGGAGGCATCCTGGGGCACCGAGGGTCACCAGCATCACCATTCTGGCAGCTGGGATGCTCCTCGGAGAGTCCATGGAGGGGAGCCTCATCTGGCTCTTCCCAAGCATAAACTTTGCCAACCATAATCCCCACCAGCCATAAACAGgccaaagaaaaggaaaagagggaagttATCATTGGTGAATCTTTATGGCCCAATTGTCCTCCCCTGTCCCCTCACCCCACATTGGGGAACTCATGGCAGGGCTGTGAGCAGGCACCTGGTGATGCTGCGCCCCAATGAACCCTTCACCTCCTGAGGGATGCAGGATGTGGGGTGCTGCACCCAGACCCCCTGGTCCCCACAGCTGCCTGAGCAGCTCGGCTCCAGGGattgggaaaagggaaaggagggcCCTGACTGCCTGTCACTGCCCATGGGAAACAGCCAGTGGCAGGAATAACCCCAACATCGCCATCCCTGAAATGCAGCCACCCCTGGGGTGCGACCCAGCAGCCACCTGCCTTCCTCTGTACCTCCCACCATCTGCTCAGGggggattttcttcttttcttcctttttttcccatttcctgaGCCAGCGTTTCTGCtgacaggaggaggaaggccTTGGCTCTCTTGTTTAAAGCAAGCCATGGCTGTGCTGAGACCTTGGGAAAAATCCAGGATAGATGGGGCTGTAGGGCACATCAATCAATCTGTGCTGTGGTGTGAGCAGAAATCCTCACTGGGTGGGATAGCCATGATGGCCACCTTTGTCACTAGCCAGGACAAGGCTGGGCAAGAggctggggacactggggagcacagggaggaTGCTGCAAATAGCTCATCTCTTGTGGTACCTCTGGCCATGCTCAGTCTTGGGAGGCAGATGCCAGCTCTGGGGGTGATTTCCCATCACTGGGGcttttctctgctcctttcttgCAAACCAGGTCTCTTACCCCAACTCCTTTTCATCCTGGCTCCCACCTCCTTGCAGGGAGTGGATGTGTCACAAGGGCATCCATGTAATAGTTTCACCCAGTTTCAGCCAGAATCAGGGCTGGAGCAATGGGAGGAGATGCTCAAGACttatgcagagctgctgcaggtccACAGCTCCAGGGCTGGAGGTGGCTCCTAGTTGACTGCAggctgggaacagcagcagcctggcctgGCTGTCTCGAAGGGCTGTGAGGTGGGTACAACAAGCTCTCACAAAGTCCACCTTGAGCAAACAGatgacagcagtgctgcaggggctCGGGGACATGCCGATCCCTCCATGAACACAGGATGCCGTGGGGAGGAAGGGCTGGTGTGGGGGTGAGTGGGGCCTCATGGAGCACCAGGGGCTGGGTGCTGCCCCCAGCCCATCAGCTAATGCTGGGGACATTGGCCACCAGATGCAATGGAGCAGGAAAAGGCTGTGCATTGAATGTACTGAGCTCCTCAAGTCAGAGAGGCTTTGCTGGGTTTGTTACCATTTTCCTATTAAACACCACAGATCTGAGGCAATCCCATGCTGGAAATGCTTTCCAGGTTCATATCTGCAATCAGAAAAAGCTCTGAAAGTCTCTTGTTTTATCCCCTTCTCTCAATTTCATCctaaatcttttgttttcctgctttttttttttccttctccctttttttctgcttcttattGTCAAATTCCACGCTTTTTATGTCCCAGAAAGGTGAGGACCAACCAGTCCTCTCCCTGCTCATGTCTCcagcaggggaaggggctggtgCAGAGAAAAGGGTAGAAGTGGCCTTGAAGGAGGTGACAAAACACCCTTCTGGAGcctctgtggggctgtgctTCGGTTTGAGGAGGAAAAGCCAGCCTGTAAGTGATGACTGTGACTACATGGTGGTGGCCAGTGCAGCTGGGGTGTGACACAGCTTCACTAGGGCCTcatttctgcttggttttctcTGACAGAAAACATATGGAGACGGTTTTGCTTcttaagagagaaaacaggtGAGAAACAACTCGATGCAGGGTCACGAGCCCCTCGGAGCCATGCCTGAGCCCAATGGTTCCCCATTGGGTCCAAGGTTGGCCTTTCCCTCTGCACACAGCTGGCTCTGTCTGTCCATCTATCCCACTCTGTGAGGCTGAGCTTTGCTGTTGGAGTTGGAGGGGTGGGTTTGCCCCGGATGGAGTAAACTCAGGGGCACCCAgagccttcccttcccaccagACCCCCTTTTGCGTATCAGttgggtgctgctgccaggcacagaaaagcagcacccCAGAGCATGGGTTTGATGTCCCCCAACATCACTGCTGATGGCAGACACAGCCCAGCTTGTCCCCTGCCCATAACCAGGCTTTAATACAAGAGCTTAGCCCAAGGCACCCTCCTTCTCGGGTACAgatggctgcagggatggggtgtGCTCCCTTGGGACATCCTCATGGGATGCCTGAGTGTCCTCAAAGCCAGCTGCTACAAAGGGACCACATCTGGTGGCATAAGGACAGCTGTGGGGTGGTGACAGCAGAGGGGACACAGGGTCCCCAGTGCTCTCAGGGGTCACCCACCGCCTTGTCCCCCCCTGCAGCCGGGGTAGGAGGTTTGAATTGTCCCCCCTCACCCGCCGGGGTTCCTGCACTTTGAAATGCAAACCTGCCTTTCAATGCAAATGCTGCGAGAGGTTGGGCCCAATAAAAGCCTGTGGGCAGGGAGGTGCCTGGCCCCAGGACACAGCTCCCCAAGGCGCCCAGGTGAGTGGCGGCGAAGGAGGAGCAGCCACCTCCcgccaaaccaaaccaaaccgaACCCAAGGCGGCCGCAGTCGGCGGCACGGCGGCACAGCATGTGCGCGGGGCCAGCCCGGGAAGATGTATGTAGGTTATCTTCTGGATAAGGACACCAACATGTATCCCAGCCCCGTCCGGCACCCCAGCCTCAACCTCAACCCACAGAACTACGTGCCGGGACCACCTCAGTACTCGGACTTCGCCAGCTACCACCATGTGCCGGGGATTAACAACGACCTGCACCACGGGCAGCCGGCGGCCGCCTGGGGCTCTCCCTACACCCCTGCCAAGGAGGACTGGCATTCCTATGGGACCACTGCTACGCCTTCCACTGCCAGCCCGGGGCAGTTTGGATTCAGCCCCCCAGATTTTAACCCCATTCAGCCCCCGGGCACTGGACTCCTGCCTCCGCCCATCAGCAGCTCGGTCCCTCAGCTCTCCCCTAATGCCCAGAGACGCACCCCGTATGAGTGGATGAGGCGCAGCattcccagcaccagcagcagcggTAAGGAAACCCCCCTCAGCCCTGCACCCCTGCACCATCCTCGGGCTTGAAGTACTGCAGGGCCAGATCCTGCTCTGTGGCTCTCCCTGCCCGTGAGGGACAGCATGCTCCTGCCCTCATGGTGGTGCCTGGCCCCAGGTTGAAGGGGGTCCGCACCATCACGGTGGCAGGGGCTGAGGATGGGCAGGGAGGGCACTGTCCTTCTGCGTTGCTGACAGAAGGAGTTACATGGTTGGAAAGTCCTTTTCCCGGCCGGTCTCTGCTCCTGCACCCCTGCTCTCACCTGCTGCCACAGAGTAGGATGGGCAGAGCCAGAGACCCGCAGATCCCAGGGCCCGGCAGTCCCAAGCGGGTGTTGGATGAGGTGCCTTGTATGTGCAGAGGTGAGCGTGCAGGGCTGCGGCTGTGCATGAGTGTGACCTGGCATGTAGCTGCATGTGAGAGCCCGTGTATGGGATGTGCAAGGTGCCTTCTGCTGCATGCATGTGtagtgtgtgtgtacatgtgtgtagGGAAGGTACCGTATGTATATATGCAGAGGGAAGGTGCCAcatgtgctctgtgtgtgtggtttaGGTGTATTCAGTGCGCGTGAGGTGCTACAGGCTCTGTGTATGTGTAATCAGTATGTGTGTAAGGGGCTTGCTGTATAGTGTCACTGAGTGTGTATGGGGGATGCTACATGCTGAGTGTGTGCATGCACGGTGCTGCGTGCATGGTGTGTGTGCAAAGTGTGGTGCCTTTGGGGACGGTGCCACATGGAGGGTGCATGTGGGTGCTTCAGGAGCAGCAGAAccgtgtgtgcatgtgcacagcATATGGGTGCCGTGCACCGCACGAGCGGGTGACCCCACTCCTGTGCCTACCACTGGCTTGCTGTCCTCAGGGtcctgtccccatgtccccatgtccccgGGGTCCTGTCCCCGCTGAACTCCTGACCTGGGGGCAAGGAGGGAAGCGTCTGGGTGACCCCAGCCCCCTGCCCTTGGGGCCCTGCTGCCCACTTCAAAGGCGGTGGGCAGATCCCCCTTGGGGGCAGCCCAAATTGACAAGGGCTTGGCTTTGTCATGGAGATGGTGGCCGGCTCCTTTGGCACCGAGGTGAGGTGCAAGGCCCTTTGTCCTGCCCTGCCTATGCCCTTTCATCTTCCCCTCCAGGCTGTgatcctgctgccagcccagcctggaCCCTCTGcccaccagccctgcctggaCCCACCACCCCTGTCCCTCTCCCGTGCTGGCCATGagccctgcagagcactgctgaGGCCAAACTCACTACAGGAGTGGCTCTGGGCATCTCTCGGGGccaagtttggttttggttacTCCTGCCCCGTATCCCTGGGGTAAGGACTCTCTGTTTGCAAAGTGTTTCTACTTGGTTTTGGCTCCCTGCTGACCAAGACCCATGTAGATATCCGTGTGTGAGGGGCTTGTGCAGATGTGCCTGTGGTGTTCCAGCATGGAAAACAGCTCCTCATATTTGCCAGATCCATGTGGGGCTGTCCCAGAGGGACCAGTGGCTGCAGTGGTGCTGGCAGAACATCccaataaatggaaaaaaccagCCTGGGtctggaaagaggaaaggagaggcaGGCTGCTCTTTCCTGGCCCATTTTAAGCACTGAATATACCTATTTAGGGGAAATGCCTCCCCCCATATCCAGTGATGGAGACACACAGTGCTGGGGCTCAGGGCTTCCCTCTGCCCTGGGATGGAAGTGGGGGTGATCCTGCAGCCCCTCCATGCCGCTGAGACCCCACCACTTCTGCAGGTTTTGTAGGTCTGAACATCTTGGTTTCTTCTGAGAGGTGAGGGGGAAAATTaatgaggagagaaagaaagacatCAGCACAGCTCTCATGTGGATCAAGGGCAAGGCTTTACACCCAGCGGTGGGGCCAAGATAAAACGGGGGCTTGAAAGTGCCTCTGATTGAGTTAGATGACAATTGAGTTGATTGAATTCTGGAATGGTATCCTTAGTTGCTTAGTTTGTATCTCTTAGATTAAATACATACAAAGGGACAAATAGATCAGCCTTGTTCTCTTTGCACGCAGAGgaggagctgccccagcccagccgcGGTGGTGTggggatgggtgctggggtgaAAGCCTCTTTCTTGCGGTGCTTCCTCAGCACAGATGACCAGCAAGGTCCCTTAATAAGGCATTTGCAGATGAAGGACCTGTCCTTGTGTCTCTGCTGGCTCCAAACCCAGTGCTGATGGTGCTAAGCAACTGAAGGATTTGGCCATGGTGGGACCATGTGCTTGGAGACAGTATGATGCAGCTTGTGTTTTCCAGGGCTGCCCATTAAATGTAAAAAGAGCCTTTCTCCATTAAACTTAAAAGAGACCAGGGCAGAGATGGGTTTGACATAGATAAGGGTGGAATTCTGAGATGAATCACTTTATTGAAATCAATAAACTGGACTTTAATCAGTGTGGATTGATTAACAACCCATCTCACCGCAGTGGGAATAGGAAATGAATACGCAGCTCTTTTGCTATAAATATCAACAGTTTCATTGTGAATGCTATAAATCATACTACTTTAGAGGGTTGTAAATTAAGGTTCCCTCTCTGTCTTGCCTCGTATAAACAGCTCTTGGCTGTAGTTTGAAAGCTTTTGGGAATGAGCTATGCAGTGGTAAGAGAAAACGTTGCACAGGGAATATGAGTGTGTTGGGGGCTTCTGCAAATGCAATCCAGAGGCTGAGTGAAACCAGCGAGCAATCTCCCAGTGATTCATTGCAGAGTCAGGCTTTGCAGGGGGTGATTCTATATACCTGTTGCTAAATACATGTGTGCTTCACCCAGCTGAGCCAAGATaaccctgcagcaggagggactGAGACGCCAGAGAGCCAGTCACTGGAAATTGGGACTTAGAGGGAACCAAGCTGGAAGATTGGCCTCATTTCTCTCTCCGATGTCACCTCTTTTTCTGCTCATAAAATGTTCATGAGCAGCGTGGCAGAGCCTCACGCTTCCTCCTTATTCACAATTATTTGCAAACTTCCCTGTGAATTGCAGCCCGGCTCTATAAAAAGCTCAGGAAGGCGGCTGGAAGCAGCGGCTGCCTGGACTTTGAAATTCACCCTCTGCTCGTTAGTTATGCAAATCCTCAGATACTGCCTCGGGTCTGGGTTTTAGGTCACTAATCGAGCTGGGGCCACAGGGCTAAATATTGCAAGTGAAAGTGCAATTGGGGCATCCCTTGGGAAGCTGAATGTGCTCGGGGCTTCACGTGGTATCAATGCCCATGGTGCCAGGGCAGGATTTGAGGGTGATGGAAAGCAAATAGTGATGCTGTGAGCGTGGGTGAGTGCTTTTTGCTGGGTGTGCTGTTTCCACCtcagttttcacattttccagCTCTATTTGTTGTCCTGAGGTCCATAAAAGCTGgaggaaagattaaaaaccccaataatGAGACAGAATCCTTTTCCGTGGACAGGCAGGgttcatgtgtgtgttttggggtgatgGTGGTAGCTGAAGGACAGTGCATTTGCCCAGTCAGACCCTGCATGAGGGAACCTCTCTTTAGGAGATGGCTGTTCCCTGTCAGACCCTTTGCTCCCCCAGGTCTCTCGGTGTGTGTGTGCATCGCGCCCCATCAGCCTTCTCCCCTTGAATTATTAACCCACAACCTGCTCCTGGCCCCTGGTGGGATTTGTTGACTGCTTAGCCTGCTGGCCAAGGTACAGGCCTCTCAAACTTTCCTAGAATTGACTTTCCTTGAACAAAAAGGGCTTCCCTGGAGCACTGGCGGTACCTACGTGATGGGCTTGGCCAGCTAATACCCCAGGATTAGCGGAGGGACACTTTAAACCTCTGGTCAATGACAGATATTTCCTACAAGGGGACCCTTCAAGGACGCTCACTCCAGTGCTGTTAGCTCTGAGATTGCCTGGATAAGGGGATGGATCCTTCCCCCATTCTGCCTCACGGTAAGGATGGGCTGAGCCCTGTGGAGCTGCGAACGGGGAGAggaccaccaccaccagcttgctgtcctcctcctgccacagccagACCAAATCCAGCCAGATGGCAGAGCTGGATGAGCTGGATCCAGGCTCATTGCCGTGGGGCTGGTGTGAAGGTGATGCTCTGAAATGTGCTGTTTCCAGCCCGCATGCGCCGGCCAGCCCTGGCCGCCCTGGTGCGGTCTTTGACCTGGCACAGGAGCGTGGTTGGCAGTGCTTGGCTCAGCGCTCATAAAACCATGGGAGCAACTGAAGGAATCTGCCGGTTGCCAAAATAAAGAGTTGAAtcactgcagggctgggaaatgCCACAACGCCCAGCCTTGGGGTTGAAGCATCTCCTGTTGTGTTGCTCCATGTCGAAGAATGCAGGGTTGGGATGGGTGGCTACAGCTCACTGTAGCCACCAGCAACCTGTTCCTCATCCCCTTGGGGTCTGCACTGCCTGGGAGGAAGATGAGGCTTGCAGGAGGGGAGCTTTTCCCCATGGGTGTGGGTGCACATCTggcctggtgctgctgtgccagcagcacagagcccagTCAGGGCCAGCCGGTGTTCCTGTGCACCCATCTATGCTCCCCAAATCCAGCTCTTCACCCAAGTGTTtctgtcccttcccagcagccGGGCTCCCCTGCATGGATGTGCCATGCACTGAGCCCCAGTCTCTGCCTCCTGACTCTGCCATACAACCCCCAGCCACACACTGACttacagcaaagctgctttggaAGCACAGAGCTCGATCCTCTGTGTGCAGGAGGCTAGAAAGCCACCCGGTCA
This window contains:
- the CDX1 gene encoding homeobox protein CDX-1, with amino-acid sequence MYVGYLLDKDTNMYPSPVRHPSLNLNPQNYVPGPPQYSDFASYHHVPGINNDLHHGQPAAAWGSPYTPAKEDWHSYGTTATPSTASPGQFGFSPPDFNPIQPPGTGLLPPPISSSVPQLSPNAQRRTPYEWMRRSIPSTSSSGKTRTKDKYRVVYTDHQRLELEKEFHYSRYITIRRKAELAAALGLTERQVKIWFQNRRAKERKVNKKKLQQQSQPTSTTTPTSPAVSTLGPIGGLCSSSAPNLVSSSPLAIKEEFMP